The following proteins come from a genomic window of Trifolium pratense cultivar HEN17-A07 linkage group LG4, ARS_RC_1.1, whole genome shotgun sequence:
- the LOC123922649 gene encoding two-pore potassium channel 4-like codes for MKLPMILLVIPPFKATTLKKQIHYWMKNTTSSTVTIVDALYFGAVTLSTVGYGDIIPDTAVAKIITSVFILLGFVVSYRLNNVFEHICDTIEASLVRNKDSWNPTLKAWMFDDTEISKRAKFCICVVVIILLIALGTITTHRIEKLHWIDSFYFSVTSVTTVGYGEFSFKTTGGKWWAIIWILIGTTTAASCLTYLSEYYLPRRSGDMTQWILKKKITASDLAAT; via the exons ATGAAACTACCAATGATATTACTCGTGATACCACCGTTCAAGGCAACAACTCTGAAGAAACAGATCCACTATTGGATGAAA AATACCACAAGTTCAACGGTTACAATCGTAGATGCTTTATACTTCGGTGCAGTGACTTTATCCACCGTTGGATACGGAGACATCATTCCAGATACCGCAGTTGCAAAAATTATCACAAGTGTTTTCATTTTGTTGGGTTTTGTGGTGAGTTATCGACTTAATAATGTGTTTGAACACATTTGTGATACAATAGAGGCATCGTTAGTGAGAAACAAGGATAGCTGGAATCCAACTCTAAAGGCGTGGATGTTTGATGACACAGAAATTAGTAAGAGAGCTAAGTTTTGTATTTGTGTGGTTGTTATCATCTTGTTAATTGCTCTTGGAACAATCACAACACACCGTATCGAGAAGCTACATTGGATtgatagtttttatttttccgTTACTTCGGTTACGACGGTTGGTTACGGCGAATTTTCATTCAAAACAACGGGCGGGAAATGGTGGGCAATCATCTGGATTTTGATAGGTACAACTACGGCTGCAAGTTGTTTAACGTACCTCAGTGAATATTACTTGCCAAGGAGAAGCGGTGATATGACGCAGTGGATTCTGAAGAAGAAAATAACGGCGTCTGATTTAGCGGCAACATGA